The sequence CAGTAGACAAATGCGTTGAGACCTAAATTGAGACATTGACTTAAAAGTATTTACGcgtttacatacaaaaaaaataaaattaaggtaaCTGCTGCCCAAAAATTACTAAACGGCCGCCAGATTCGTGAGAGATCAATAGTTTTTTTCATTGGAATTTTATCAGTCTTAACTTATCCTTAACAATgtattatcaataatttattctatgGTTAAcgttatttagtatttactacttacattatcataataatcGGAAGTCAAAACGTTAACGTGTGAATATACATTGTACTTTggaattatatttcattataaatatttttcttcaacaTTGTTCACTAAGGGGTTTTATTTCATCTATTAACACGTGCATTACATACTGAAAACTTATTACACACATCGCTAAATTGTGAGACGATAAGAACTAAGCTAAAAGTTACACAATAACAAAATCTCAGCAAATTCGTGACTAACGAGAATTTGgtgcgtaaatattttttaatcaacatgTGCATATCTTGGCACTATGTCTTCGCGAATAAGCAAATCACAAACAGGTAGGCCATGTAGGGGAAGCAAATCTTGTCCTACCGCTATTAATCCCGTTTCAGGTCCCGGCAACACTCCAttccatatataataatagaagaGTTGCTGCATGGCTGCCATAAAACGGCGCTGTTCTGGCATTTCAGATTCAAATGTGCCAAGTATAGCTTCTACATCGGAATTAACATCAGCTAATCCCGAACCGCCCGCACCTCCTCCGGCACCCGATCCTAACACCACGTACATCGGTACGCTCAATCGTAAACGCGCCAGGCTCACTAACGGGCACAAAGTACGAATTGCCGAAATTAACTCAACTAGACCTTCATATGTTTTGTTGAAATGTGAAAACACAGAggcagttatatttttttcaccaaTTATGCTTTCATTAACGATTTTTTCGACCATTTCCGATGTCCAgtttaaatgtttcattttgagCAAATCAGAATGACTAGAATGTTGTGTAGTTCCAAATACCATAGGTTTAAAAACTTTCTCTTTTCCAGATTTTTTCGCTTCCTTCTGAAGATCCCAGCTTTCGTAAGCATGTAATCTTAACAAATCACCATCTAATACCAGCCAAGAGCGTTGTGTTTCATCGGAAACAGGCATAGTCCCGCTATTATCTCCTAACCAGGTATCTGGCGTATAAGACAATAATTCAGTTGTAGACACCCGTCGCAGGCATTCAGCATCTTTGCATTTACTAAGGTGTTTGAACTGTTCGTTATCTTTTTGCGACTGGTCTAGTGGGTCTCCCGGAAATATAACAGACGGTGATGAAAGCCAGATTCTTGAGTACAATTTCTGTGCTTGATTTGAAGTGGTTAAAGCAGCTGTTAAAGTGGCACCAGCTCTATGTCCTAATAATGTTACCGATTTGGGATCCCCGCCAAAATTGTCAATGTTTAAGCTAATCCACTGTAAGGAAACTAATAAATCACTTAATGCGTAGTTTCCTGACGTAGGAGGGTATTTTGaattagaaataatatcaaGGGCCAAGAAACCAAAAGGCCCAAGTCTAAAATTTGGCCGAACAAATATAACTTCCTTAGTGCGTGCATACAGAGCAGAAGGCTGAGCAGGGCTTATTCCACCAGCAAAGGTATTAGCTCCTATTAGAACAACAACAGGCAATGGGGAATCATATCTCACGTGAGGAGTAACAATGTCCAATGTAAGGCAGTCTTCTTCACCAGTTATTGTTCCATTCTCTAAAAATTGTAGGCATAGAGGTCCTGGTTCATGTGTTTTGAGTGTTCCATTCCAACACAGTGATATATTGTTCAAGGGCTGAGCATACGTAAATCTTCTCTCACCTATTGGTGGTACAGCATACGGAACAccataaaacttataaacac is a genomic window of Manduca sexta isolate Smith_Timp_Sample1 chromosome 22, JHU_Msex_v1.0, whole genome shotgun sequence containing:
- the LOC115445832 gene encoding neurotactin isoform X1, with protein sequence MSSTGLNKVDYENESKTLDKQQIEEEEKEVMLKSDDVAEAVSELKNEAEGPVKSALAGDVTEQGREVKPKYIPIGAIKMPGFFTKNSEKVKSKDEEVIEKESEIQKLEESTKPKTHRLQFLHSCPLTKFLHHPQHENEDAKAERKGLFVLKYPKLFQKRSDSAAEAALASMETLDEKLDPANDGMENVKLEPMETEEGKVATKLPLKERIRQKKFIIDDIVVCIVALLVLLVTIVGIVIGAYAGPPLERPLRLGRYITASTSCGPVEGILDEGVYKFYGVPYAVPPIGERRFTYAQPLNNISLCWNGTLKTHEPGPLCLQFLENGTITGEEDCLTLDIVTPHVRYDSPLPVVVLIGANTFAGGISPAQPSALYARTKEVIFVRPNFRLGPFGFLALDIISNSKYPPTSGNYALSDLLVSLQWISLNIDNFGGDPKSVTLLGHRAGATLTAALTTSNQAQKLYSRIWLSSPSVIFPGDPLDQSQKDNEQFKHLSKCKDAECLRRVSTTELLSYTPDTWLGDNSGTMPVSDETQRSWLVLDGDLLRLHAYESWDLQKEAKKSGKEKVFKPMVFGTTQHSSHSDLLKMKHLNWTSEMVEKIVNESIIGEKNITASVFSHFNKTYEGLVELISAIRTLCPLVSLARLRLSVPMYVVLGSGAGGGAGGSGLADVNSDVEAILGTFESEMPEQRRFMAAMQQLFYYYIWNGVLPGPETGLIAVGQDLLPLHGLPVCDLLIREDIVPRYAHVD
- the LOC115445832 gene encoding neurotactin isoform X2; this encodes MSSTGLNKVDYENESKTLDKQQIEEEEKEVMLKSDDVAEAVSELKNEAEGPVKSALAGDVTEQGREVKPKYIPIGAIKMPGFFTKNSEKDEEVIEKESEIQKLEESTKPKTHRLQFLHSCPLTKFLHHPQHENEDAKAERKGLFVLKYPKLFQKRSDSAAEAALASMETLDEKLDPANDGMENVKLEPMETEEGKVATKLPLKERIRQKKFIIDDIVVCIVALLVLLVTIVGIVIGAYAGPPLERPLRLGRYITASTSCGPVEGILDEGVYKFYGVPYAVPPIGERRFTYAQPLNNISLCWNGTLKTHEPGPLCLQFLENGTITGEEDCLTLDIVTPHVRYDSPLPVVVLIGANTFAGGISPAQPSALYARTKEVIFVRPNFRLGPFGFLALDIISNSKYPPTSGNYALSDLLVSLQWISLNIDNFGGDPKSVTLLGHRAGATLTAALTTSNQAQKLYSRIWLSSPSVIFPGDPLDQSQKDNEQFKHLSKCKDAECLRRVSTTELLSYTPDTWLGDNSGTMPVSDETQRSWLVLDGDLLRLHAYESWDLQKEAKKSGKEKVFKPMVFGTTQHSSHSDLLKMKHLNWTSEMVEKIVNESIIGEKNITASVFSHFNKTYEGLVELISAIRTLCPLVSLARLRLSVPMYVVLGSGAGGGAGGSGLADVNSDVEAILGTFESEMPEQRRFMAAMQQLFYYYIWNGVLPGPETGLIAVGQDLLPLHGLPVCDLLIREDIVPRYAHVD